From the Gordonia bronchialis DSM 43247 genome, one window contains:
- a CDS encoding flavin-containing monooxygenase, whose amino-acid sequence MPATGTPTGTPTETVDVLVIGAGISGIGAGHYLTTRLPSKTFAIIEARSAAGGTWDLFRYPGIRSDSDLHTFGYEFKPWRDKQSIADAPRILSYLQQTIEENGLAEHIRYNHRVVSASWSSQESLWTVQIDRADTGEHIAIKANWIFAGSGYYRYDEGYTPYFEGRERFSGQIIHPQHWPEDLDHTGKRVVVIGSGATAVTLLPAMAQTAEHVTMLQRTPSYIMPIPREDAIANTFRRILGDERGYKWARRKNIAQQRLVYTFCQRFPKTARRAIRAVNQKFLPAGFPVDEHFNPPYDPWDQRLCAVPNGDLFKTIREGKTSIVTDRIATFTENGILLESGRELEADIIITATGLNLQLLGGMELSVDGEPVNLPDHVIYRGLMLEGVPNAAMAIGYTNSSWTLKIGLLCEYLCDLISYMDAHGYSAVRAVADPGMETKPALDFQAGYVKRALADLPRQGTDGPWTMSMNYYDDQRNLRKKDFADENLRFSTEPARSALAARAGAVAAGR is encoded by the coding sequence GTGCCAGCGACAGGAACCCCGACAGGAACCCCGACCGAAACCGTGGACGTGCTCGTGATCGGGGCCGGGATCTCCGGTATCGGCGCGGGTCACTATCTGACGACGCGACTCCCGTCGAAGACGTTCGCGATCATCGAGGCGCGGTCGGCGGCCGGCGGGACGTGGGATCTGTTCCGCTATCCGGGTATTCGCTCCGACAGCGATCTGCACACCTTTGGCTACGAGTTCAAGCCGTGGCGCGACAAGCAGTCCATCGCCGATGCCCCGCGGATCCTGTCCTACCTGCAGCAGACGATCGAGGAGAACGGGCTCGCCGAGCACATCCGGTACAACCATCGCGTCGTGTCGGCGTCGTGGTCGTCGCAGGAGTCGCTCTGGACGGTGCAGATCGACCGGGCCGACACCGGTGAGCACATCGCGATCAAGGCCAACTGGATCTTCGCCGGGTCCGGCTATTACCGGTATGACGAGGGCTACACTCCGTACTTCGAAGGGCGCGAACGCTTTTCCGGTCAGATCATCCACCCGCAGCATTGGCCGGAGGACCTCGATCACACCGGCAAACGAGTGGTCGTGATCGGTAGCGGCGCCACCGCGGTCACCCTTCTGCCGGCGATGGCGCAGACCGCGGAGCACGTGACGATGCTCCAGCGGACACCGTCCTACATCATGCCGATCCCCCGAGAAGACGCCATCGCCAACACCTTCCGTCGCATCCTCGGCGACGAACGTGGCTACAAATGGGCCCGCCGCAAGAACATCGCCCAGCAACGGCTGGTCTACACGTTCTGCCAGCGCTTCCCCAAGACTGCGCGACGCGCGATCCGGGCGGTCAACCAGAAGTTCCTGCCCGCCGGTTTCCCCGTCGACGAACACTTCAATCCGCCGTACGACCCGTGGGATCAGCGACTGTGCGCGGTGCCCAACGGCGATCTATTCAAGACCATCCGCGAGGGTAAGACGTCGATCGTCACCGATCGCATCGCCACGTTCACCGAGAACGGCATTCTGCTCGAGAGCGGGCGTGAACTCGAGGCGGACATCATCATCACCGCGACCGGTCTCAACCTGCAGCTACTCGGCGGCATGGAACTGAGCGTCGACGGCGAGCCGGTGAACCTGCCCGACCACGTCATCTACCGCGGCCTCATGCTCGAAGGAGTCCCCAACGCCGCCATGGCGATCGGCTACACCAACTCGTCGTGGACCCTCAAGATCGGGTTGCTGTGCGAGTACCTCTGTGACCTGATCTCCTACATGGACGCCCACGGCTACTCCGCGGTCCGCGCGGTGGCCGACCCGGGCATGGAAACCAAACCGGCACTGGACTTTCAGGCCGGGTACGTCAAACGTGCGCTCGCCGACCTGCCGCGCCAGGGCACCGACGGCCCGTGGACGATGTCGATGAACTACTACGACGATCAGCGCAACCTCCGCAAGAAGGACTTCGCCGACGAGAACCTCCGGTTCTCCACCGAACCCGCCCGAAGCGCTCTGGCGGCCCGCGCGGGTGCGGTGGCGGCCGGCCGCTGA
- a CDS encoding DUF6777 domain-containing protein, with amino-acid sequence MSYYPPGPPTAPSGAFTTTGGTPRNRRALTFVLAAIVVVLALVLAAGVVLVVKARNGDIKIPGLTLTAADDRGIDPFTDSVALAEPSALENVRLSAQVGYPQQGTVLVNGSDPGLYATTGSASCDANRLSRQLTSDPGAASAWASVFGISSASIPYYLNTLTPVVLTRDTWVTDHSYTNGKAQPYQAVLQAGTCVMVDAAGVPRVRCAGGSPLTPPAAAPVGGYRLEGRQWPGYQTNKVTRVSYQDKHVTTVNNTTTVVPGPSTPVAGDPRNPILQLLNAITGAIAPAPLGGDVNLSGLPPLGEPLPNPVTTNIPFVPRDQQQADANGLARAGSPQVAAEVTERAADNNGVPEGAPASETSSAVQSAPQVSGSTEAVPSTEASTVVPPSTEAAPTATSFGGSGDRIGSFSFQQGATSVNCSAPATDTGSLLSLRCSDGARTVPASILSRSAVSAATDAQGVWRLSLGSGVVAVTSATWLEVATSTTTTTETPTTTETTTEETTTTTTTETTTEETTTTTTEEVPTTAPVS; translated from the coding sequence ATGTCGTATTACCCGCCCGGTCCACCGACCGCGCCGTCGGGAGCATTCACCACCACCGGCGGTACGCCACGGAACCGACGAGCGCTGACCTTCGTCCTCGCGGCCATCGTCGTCGTGCTGGCGCTGGTCCTCGCCGCCGGGGTGGTCCTGGTGGTCAAGGCCCGCAACGGCGACATCAAGATCCCCGGTCTCACCCTGACCGCCGCCGACGACCGCGGCATTGATCCGTTCACCGATTCGGTGGCGCTCGCCGAACCGTCGGCGCTGGAGAACGTCCGCCTGTCCGCGCAGGTCGGCTACCCGCAGCAGGGCACGGTCCTGGTCAACGGCTCCGATCCCGGCCTGTACGCCACCACCGGCAGCGCGTCCTGCGACGCCAACCGGCTCTCCCGGCAACTCACCTCCGACCCGGGCGCGGCCAGCGCGTGGGCGAGTGTCTTCGGGATCAGCAGTGCCTCGATCCCGTACTACCTCAACACCCTCACACCGGTGGTCCTGACGCGCGACACCTGGGTGACCGACCACAGTTACACCAACGGCAAGGCGCAGCCGTATCAGGCTGTGCTGCAGGCAGGTACGTGCGTGATGGTCGACGCCGCCGGGGTCCCGCGGGTGCGCTGCGCCGGTGGCAGCCCGCTGACCCCGCCCGCGGCCGCACCGGTTGGCGGATACCGCCTCGAGGGCCGGCAGTGGCCCGGCTACCAGACCAACAAGGTGACCCGGGTCAGCTACCAGGACAAGCACGTCACGACGGTCAACAACACCACCACCGTCGTACCGGGGCCCAGTACCCCCGTCGCGGGTGATCCCCGAAACCCGATTCTGCAGTTGCTCAACGCGATCACCGGAGCGATCGCGCCGGCTCCCCTCGGCGGCGACGTCAACCTCTCCGGGCTGCCGCCACTGGGTGAACCGCTGCCGAATCCGGTGACCACCAACATCCCGTTCGTCCCGCGCGATCAACAGCAGGCCGACGCCAACGGCCTCGCCCGCGCGGGCAGCCCACAGGTCGCGGCCGAGGTCACCGAGCGGGCCGCGGACAACAACGGGGTACCGGAGGGCGCGCCCGCGTCGGAGACGAGTTCCGCGGTGCAATCGGCTCCACAGGTCTCCGGTTCGACCGAGGCGGTGCCGTCGACCGAGGCGTCCACCGTCGTGCCGCCGTCGACCGAGGCCGCACCCACCGCGACGTCGTTCGGCGGATCGGGTGATCGCATCGGCAGCTTCAGCTTCCAGCAGGGCGCCACGTCGGTGAACTGCTCGGCTCCGGCCACCGACACCGGATCGCTGCTCTCCCTCAGGTGTTCCGACGGTGCGCGCACCGTGCCCGCCTCGATCCTGTCGCGTTCGGCCGTGTCGGCCGCGACCGACGCGCAGGGGGTGTGGCGGCTGAGTCTGGGCTCCGGCGTCGTCGCCGTCACCTCCGCAACGTGGCTGGAGGTCGCCACCAGCACGACCACGACCACGGAGACTCCGACGACGACCGAGACCACCACGGAAGAAACGACCACCACCACAACCACCGAGACGACGACCGAAGAGACCACGACGACCACCACCGAGGAAGTTCCCACCACCGCCCCGGTGTCCTGA